Proteins encoded together in one Bos indicus isolate NIAB-ARS_2022 breed Sahiwal x Tharparkar chromosome 25, NIAB-ARS_B.indTharparkar_mat_pri_1.0, whole genome shotgun sequence window:
- the MRPS17 gene encoding small ribosomal subunit protein uS17m — MSVVRSSVHAKWIVGKVIGTAMQKTAKVRVTRLVLDPYLLKYFNKRKTYFAHDALQQCTVGDIVLLKALPVPRTKHVKHELAEIVFKVGQVVDPVTGKRCAGTTYLESPVDLETTPLAKNLEELSLSTTQ, encoded by the exons ATGTCCGTAGTTCGTTCATCCGTCCATGCCAAATGGATCGTGGGTAAGGTGATTGGGACAGCAATGCAAAAAACTGCTAAAGTGAGAGTGACCAGACTTGTTCTGGATCCCTATTTATTAAAG TATTTTAATAAGCGAAAAACCTACTTTGCCCACGATGCTCTCCAGCAGTGCACCGTTGGGGATATTGTGCTTCTCAAGGCGCTCCCTGTCCCAAGAACAAAGCATGTGAAGCACGAACTGGCTGAGATCGTTTTCAAAGTTGGACAAGTCGTAGATCCAGTGACTGGAAAGCGCTGTGCAGGAACCACTTACCTGGAGAGCCCAGTTGATCTAGAGACCACCCCGCTAGCCAAAAACCTGGAAGAACTCAGTCTCTCCACAACACAGTGA